The Armatimonadota bacterium DNA window TATAGTCTCCTCAGCTTGAACAGCGATTTTCGACATCATCTCGACTGCCTCAATGGGAAACGCCCCAATTGCTGTCTCACCTGAAAGCATTGTGGCATCCGTTCCATCGTAGATTGCGTTTGCCACATCGGTAACCTCAGCGCGGGTTGGACGCCTATTCCGAATCATTGAGTCCAGCATCTGGGTGGCAGTTATGACCGGTTTCCCTGCCTCATTGCACTTCCGTATAATCATCTTTTGAACCACTGGAACTTGCTCTAGAGGCATTTCAACCCCGAGATCGCCCCGCGCAATCATGATCCCATCTGCCGCATTAATGATTGAATCTATCTCTTCGACCGCCTCGGCTTTCTCAATCTTGGCAATCAATCGAACAGGTTTTCCAGCATCTTCGATAATTTTCCTAATCGGTGCAAGGTCGCTTGCAGACCTAATGAACGATGCCGCAACCCAATCAACATCTTTTTCTAATCCAAACTTCAAATCCTCTATATCGGCTTCTGTGACTGATGGGAGGCTAATGCGCGCTCCTGGCATATTGACGCCCTTATGAGCGCCCAGCACGCCACCAATGACTACTTGTGTGATTATATCCGTCTCGGTGGCGGATTCGATTTTGAATTCAAGTTGCCCATCATCTACAAAAATTCGCCTCCCCGGAACCGCCTGACGAACTAACTCCGGATACGGCAAATTCACTTCCTCAGCGCTTCCCGGGACATCGCGTGTGGTAAAGATGAAACGCTGTCCGGCTACGAGGCTTACTCCACCAGGCGGCATTCGACCTGTTCTCAATTTTGTGCCCGGCAGGTCCTGAAGAATAGCAATCGGCGTCCCTATTTGCTCTTCAATTGCTCGAATTTCTTGTATCCGCTGGCCGTGTTCCTCTCGTGTGCCGTGCGAAAAATTGAGGCGCGCGACGTTCATGCCAGCTTCTGCAAGCCGCCGAAGCATTTCTGGTGATTTGGTCGCAGGGCCTATTGTGCAAATAATTTTGGTCCGTCTCACGATTTTCTAAGATTGTAGAACACGTCAAGGCCACGGAAAACCGCTGTGTCGGCCAGCTCCTCTTCAATTCGCAGGAGCTCGTTGTATTTTGCAACTCTGTCGGTGCGCGATGGTGCACCAGTCTTGATTTGGCCGGTATTCATGGCCACTGCAACATGAGCGATGGTTGCATCTTCGGTTTCGCCCGAGCGATGGGATACTACTGCAGTGTAGTTATGGCGTTTTGCTAACTCAATCGCCGCCAGCGTCTCAGTCAGCGTGCCAATCTGATTAAGCTTTATTAGAACGGAGTTCGCTACGCCCATTTCGATGCCTTTTTTAATTCGTTCGGTGTTTGTTACAAAGACATCATCTCCAACGAGCTGAATCTTTTTCCCAAGCCGCTCCGTGAGCATCTTCCAGCCATCCCAGTCATCCTCAGCCATGCCGTCCTCGATTAGAATAATTGGGTATTTTTCAACTAAGTTAGCCCAAAAATCTACCATCTCTTCTCTAGTCTTTAGTATGTTCGATTTCCAGAAGAAGTATTTTCCTTCTTCACCCTTCTTTTTAGCCTCGTCATAAAGCTCAGATGCCGCTGGGTCAAGGGCAATATACGCATCCTTGCCCGGCTGGTAGCCTGCCTTCTCGATAGCTTCGACAATGACTTCTATTGCCTGCTCGTTGTTCTGGAGGTTAGGGGCAAATCCACCCTCATCACCGACAGCGGTACTCATTCCTTTGCTCTTTAGAACTGCTTTTAAGTGGTGAAAAACTTCGGCACCCATTCTGAGAGCTTCTGCAAAGTTTGGGGCGCCTAAAGGCATAACCATGAACTCCTGGAGATCAACGCTGTTGTCTGCATGCTTGCCACCATTGAGGATATTCATCATTGGAACTGGGAGCTCGCGTGCGCTAGTTCCTCCAATGTATCTGTAAAGAGGCAAACCTAGCGACTCAGCAGCCGCCTTTGCCACCGCAAGCGAAACACCTAGAATTGCGTTCGCTCCAAGGTTGCTTTTGTTTGGTGTACCGTCAAGTTCAATCATTAGTTCGTCAATTGCAACTTGGTCGGTGGCGTCTAAATCAATGATTTCGGCAGCAATTCGCTCGTTTACATTATCAACTGCCTTCTTTACTCCCTTTCCAAGGTAGCGAGACTTGTCGCCATCCCTAAGCTCAACTGCCTCGTGGGCGCCAGTAGAGGCTCCAGAGGGAACCGCCGCCCTGCCTATGCTTCCATCGTCAAGGTGAACCTCAACCTCAACTGTAGGATTCCCTCGTGAATCGAGGATTTCCCGCGCTAGGACATATTCTATCGTCGGCATGTGCAAACCTCCATGAAATAGTATCCGCAAACAGGTTTCTGCCCGTCAGGTAAGGCAAACCGCGTAATTATATCACAGGAGGTGGCAATTGTAAACCTGATGGCCTTTCTCACGAACGATATTTTAATGTCTACCCTAGCTTAAGAGAGAATGCTGGCGCAATTGAGCAAAATAGCAAATCGCAAGGGAAGTAAAGAAACAATAGGGGCTTCTAGCAATATAAGCCGGAGACTGGACATGCCCAAAGTAGGCTTCAAGCTAGTTTCTAATTGAGCGGTTACAGGCTATGAGCAGAAGAATGAATGGACCACGTTTGCTTTCGTGGTAGTGGTCGTCGAGCTTTTCTTTAGTAAGCCCATCTAAGTTAAACCTATTGCCTACTATATGCTAGTTAAATACACCGTATTTGTTATAACTAACGCTGCTGCTCGAGCTCCATTATTCGGCGTTCCATCTCCTCCCGCATGCGGTTCATCTCTTCTTCCATGGTTTTCCGCATGTTTTCCATCTGCTCGAGCAGGCGAAATATGACTTCAACGCCGGCAAGATTGACACCTAAATCCTGTGTGAGACGCTGAATTTGGCGCAGTCGCTCAATGTCGCGGTCCGAATACATGCGATTTTTTCTTCCAACGCGCTTGGGCTTGATGAGCCCGATGCGCTCATACATTCTGAGCGTCTGCGGATGCATCTCACACAGTTTAGCCGCTACGCCTATCATGTATACGGGTTCATCTTCATCTCTCTGCGCCATTATATGTCACTCCCTTCACAGACCACAGACGGCGTTCTGTTTTCCAAAACAATAATCCGCCTGCGTTCTATGCTGCCCCAGCAAGCTCCTGGATTATTTCCCTCTGCCTCTGGGTCAAATGCCTCGGCACAGCAATCTGCACCCGAACATATAGGTCGCCTCTTCCAGGCTTATTCAAACGGGGCATTCCTTGGCCAGCAAGCCGAAATGTCTGCCCTCCTTGTGTGCCCGGCGGCACCTTCATCGTAATACGACCCTTGAGCGTGGGAACGGTAACCTCTCCTCCAAGGGCAGCTGTGGCGAAAGGTATGGTTACTTCTGTGTATAAATCATCTCCTCTTCTCTCGAAGCGCGAATCCGGCCGAATCCTTACTATTAGGTAGAGATCGCCTCGTTCTCCTGTTGGACCAGGAGCACCTTTGCCTGCAAGCCGAATCCGCGACCCATCAGCAACACCAGGGGGAATTTTAACTTCGAACCTCTGTGGAGGCTTCCCTGGCTCGATGGGAATCGAGAATGTTTTTGTTGCCCCTTCATATGCCTCTTGGAGTGTGACCTCTATTTGCGCTTCGACGTCTGCCCCCCTAGCTGGGCGTGTGCGCATTCCTCCGCGAGGCCCAAAGAGCATGTCAAAGAAATCGCTAAATCCCCCAAATCCACCTCCAAGGTCAAAATCGCCAAACGTCTCGTAGGTGAAACCTCCCGGCCCACCCGCCGTAGCAGCCCAAGGTTCGCGACTTAGCATATCGTACTTTGCGCGCTTCTCCTTATCGCTTAATACCTCGTAGGCTTCGCTAATTTCTTTAAATTTTTCCTCCGCTTCCTTGTTGCCAGGGTT harbors:
- a CDS encoding MerR family transcriptional regulator produces the protein MAQRDEDEPVYMIGVAAKLCEMHPQTLRMYERIGLIKPKRVGRKNRMYSDRDIERLRQIQRLTQDLGVNLAGVEVIFRLLEQMENMRKTMEEEMNRMREEMERRIMELEQQR
- the eno gene encoding phosphopyruvate hydratase, whose translation is MPTIEYVLAREILDSRGNPTVEVEVHLDDGSIGRAAVPSGASTGAHEAVELRDGDKSRYLGKGVKKAVDNVNERIAAEIIDLDATDQVAIDELMIELDGTPNKSNLGANAILGVSLAVAKAAAESLGLPLYRYIGGTSARELPVPMMNILNGGKHADNSVDLQEFMVMPLGAPNFAEALRMGAEVFHHLKAVLKSKGMSTAVGDEGGFAPNLQNNEQAIEVIVEAIEKAGYQPGKDAYIALDPAASELYDEAKKKGEEGKYFFWKSNILKTREEMVDFWANLVEKYPIILIEDGMAEDDWDGWKMLTERLGKKIQLVGDDVFVTNTERIKKGIEMGVANSVLIKLNQIGTLTETLAAIELAKRHNYTAVVSHRSGETEDATIAHVAVAMNTGQIKTGAPSRTDRVAKYNELLRIEEELADTAVFRGLDVFYNLRKS
- the pyk gene encoding pyruvate kinase → MRRTKIICTIGPATKSPEMLRRLAEAGMNVARLNFSHGTREEHGQRIQEIRAIEEQIGTPIAILQDLPGTKLRTGRMPPGGVSLVAGQRFIFTTRDVPGSAEEVNLPYPELVRQAVPGRRIFVDDGQLEFKIESATETDIITQVVIGGVLGAHKGVNMPGARISLPSVTEADIEDLKFGLEKDVDWVAASFIRSASDLAPIRKIIEDAGKPVRLIAKIEKAEAVEEIDSIINAADGIMIARGDLGVEMPLEQVPVVQKMIIRKCNEAGKPVITATQMLDSMIRNRRPTRAEVTDVANAIYDGTDATMLSGETAIGAFPIEAVEMMSKIAVQAEETIDYRAVQKEKILGAANTVTEAIAQATVEIAGDLNATAIVTPTSSGATA
- a CDS encoding DnaJ C-terminal domain-containing protein, which produces MNYKDYYAILGVKRDATEKEIKQAYRRLARKYHPDVNPGNKEAEEKFKEISEAYEVLSDKEKRAKYDMLSREPWAATAGGPGGFTYETFGDFDLGGGFGGFSDFFDMLFGPRGGMRTRPARGADVEAQIEVTLQEAYEGATKTFSIPIEPGKPPQRFEVKIPPGVADGSRIRLAGKGAPGPTGERGDLYLIVRIRPDSRFERRGDDLYTEVTIPFATAALGGEVTVPTLKGRITMKVPPGTQGGQTFRLAGQGMPRLNKPGRGDLYVRVQIAVPRHLTQRQREIIQELAGAA